The Streptomyces sp. NBC_01353 genome contains a region encoding:
- a CDS encoding mechanosensitive ion channel family protein: MPWSALLTADDPQKVPVTLDEAAERATNAAGWVEENWSTWLNTGLRILLILVVALLLRMAIRRALTKLIERMNRSAQAVEGTALGGLLVNAERRRQRSEAIGSVLRSVASFVILGTAGLMILGAFKIDLAPLLASAGVAGVAIGFGARNLVTDFLSGVFMILEDQYGVGDSVDAGVASGEVIEVGLRVTKLRGDNGEIWYVRNGEIKRIGNLSQGWATAAVDVTVRPTEDLDRVQSVINEATASMAKDEPWNERLWGPVEVLGLNEVLLESMTIRVSAKTMPGKALGVERELRWRIKRALDAAGIRIVGGIPTQAEESSADPTAGMAAPSAFASPTSPQGAAASPLPRPDLSK; the protein is encoded by the coding sequence GTGCCCTGGTCCGCCCTGCTGACCGCCGACGATCCGCAAAAGGTCCCCGTCACCCTCGACGAGGCCGCGGAGAGGGCGACGAACGCCGCGGGCTGGGTGGAGGAGAACTGGTCCACCTGGCTGAACACCGGTCTTCGCATCCTCCTCATCCTGGTCGTCGCCCTGCTGCTGCGGATGGCGATCCGCCGCGCCCTGACGAAGCTGATAGAGCGGATGAACCGCTCCGCGCAGGCCGTGGAGGGCACGGCGCTCGGCGGTCTGCTGGTCAACGCCGAGCGGCGCAGACAGCGCTCGGAGGCGATCGGCTCGGTGCTGCGCTCGGTGGCGTCGTTCGTGATCCTCGGGACGGCGGGCCTGATGATCCTGGGCGCCTTCAAGATCGACCTGGCGCCGCTGCTGGCCTCCGCGGGTGTCGCGGGTGTGGCGATCGGTTTCGGCGCCCGGAACCTGGTCACGGACTTCCTCTCCGGTGTCTTCATGATCCTGGAGGACCAGTACGGGGTCGGCGACTCGGTCGACGCCGGGGTGGCCTCCGGCGAGGTCATAGAGGTCGGTCTACGGGTGACGAAGCTGCGCGGCGACAACGGCGAGATCTGGTACGTCCGCAACGGCGAGATCAAGCGGATCGGCAACCTCAGCCAGGGCTGGGCGACGGCCGCGGTGGACGTCACGGTGCGTCCCACGGAGGACCTGGACCGGGTGCAGTCGGTGATCAACGAGGCCACGGCGTCCATGGCGAAGGACGAGCCCTGGAACGAGCGGCTGTGGGGCCCGGTGGAGGTCCTCGGCCTCAACGAGGTGCTCCTGGAGTCCATGACGATCCGGGTCTCGGCGAAGACGATGCCGGGCAAGGCGCTGGGCGTCGAGCGCGAGCTGCGGTGGCGGATCAAGCGGGCGCTGGACGCGGCCGGCATCCGTATCGTCGGCGGCATTCCGACGCAGGCGGAGGAGTCCTCGGCGGATCCGACGGCGGGCATGGCGGCCCCCTCGGCCTTCGCCTCGCCGACGTCCCCGCAGGGCGCGGCGGCGAGCCCGCTGCCGAGGCCGGACCTCTCGAAGTAG
- a CDS encoding HNH endonuclease produces MPHVLVLNASYEPLGVVPLRRALVLVLENKALCLEESGAFLHSETRVIPAPSVVRLKRFVRVPYRGPVPLTRRALFARDGGRCMYCGGVATSVDHVIPRSRGGTHAWENVVAACRRCNHVKADRHLRELGWRLRHQPAPPTGLAWRIIGTGHRDPRWLPYLQPYGADDVMARIDAVSTTPVGAVKTG; encoded by the coding sequence GTGCCGCATGTCCTGGTCCTCAACGCGTCGTACGAGCCGCTCGGCGTCGTACCGCTCCGCCGCGCGCTCGTCCTCGTCCTCGAGAACAAGGCACTCTGCCTCGAGGAGTCCGGCGCCTTCCTGCACAGCGAGACCCGCGTCATCCCCGCACCCAGTGTGGTCCGGCTGAAGCGGTTCGTGCGGGTCCCCTACCGGGGGCCCGTTCCTCTGACCCGCAGAGCGCTCTTCGCCCGTGACGGCGGACGCTGTATGTACTGCGGTGGCGTCGCAACCAGCGTCGACCACGTCATTCCGCGCAGCCGCGGGGGTACGCACGCCTGGGAGAACGTCGTGGCGGCCTGCCGCCGTTGCAATCATGTCAAGGCCGACCGGCACCTGCGCGAGCTGGGCTGGCGGCTGCGGCACCAACCCGCCCCGCCCACCGGGCTGGCCTGGCGGATCATCGGGACCGGACACCGGGACCCACGCTGGCTGCCCTATCTGCAGCCGTACGGCGCGGACGATGTGATGGCCCGGATCGACGCCGTCTCCACCACCCCCGTGGGGGCCGTGAAGACGGGTTGA
- a CDS encoding beta-N-acetylglucosaminidase domain-containing protein yields MRLGHRRRTASAVAAAVIGGFLGGSVPSLAQAAPTPPGSPVTTPDADTQLSPGTAVWPRPQSERATGPSVPLGDEVTLLTDADADPYAVAALREVLRAAGVRTVHTSLPGGGTVLRAGSAASSDALRALRVPERADLPRGGYRLATGQVQGRDTVALDGVGEDGLFHAVQTLRQLIDGTDGGRTVPGVVVRDWPGTAVRGLTEGFYGRPWSQEQRLAQLDFMGRTKQNRYLYAPGADPYRQTQWREPYPADQRADFRALAARARANHVTLAWAVAPAQSMCLASDDDVKALTRKLDAMWALGVRSFQLQFQDVSYSEWHCSRDADTFGRGPEAAAAAHARVASVVARHLATRYPDAEPLTLMPTEYYQDGATKYRTALAAALDDRVRVAWTGVGAVPRTITGRELAGARDALRHPLVTMDNYPVNDYARDRLFLGPSMGREPAVAAGSAAFLANAMEQAAISRLPLFTAADYAWNPKGYRPQESWQAAVDELAGPNPAAREALRALAGNDASSLLDPSGESAYLKPLMAAFWRSRTSPDPVAREKAARELRAAFTVMREAPERLTATADGTLNDEVRPWLEQLSRHGLAGETAVDMLLAQARGDGAAAWQAQLRLEPLREALKASEVTVGSGVLDPFLARAATESAAWTGADRERGTGRRADREPAAYTVRLERSRPVETVTVMTEPGAAESARVEAYVPGEGWRSLGPVSPSGWTQADVKGLRADAVRVVWDGADPQVRSLVPWFGDEPRAELELARQETDAEIGGPLQRVDVRLAGRRADEVRGELAARAPKGITVRLPKETRVPRGTHTTVPLEVSVAPDVPAGSYRVPVSFAGEERVLTVRAFPRTAGPDLARAARASSSGDETPDFPAASALDGDPATRWSSPVDGSAWWQLELPQPARIGQVVLHWQDAHPSRYRIQVSADGRTWRTAATVADGRGGRESVRMDAADTRFLRVQGDARATEYGYSLWSVETYAVAPPVEPEEPGQPEQPE; encoded by the coding sequence ATGCGCCTCGGGCACAGACGGCGGACCGCGTCGGCCGTCGCCGCCGCGGTGATCGGCGGATTCCTCGGCGGCAGCGTCCCGAGCCTCGCCCAGGCGGCGCCGACACCCCCGGGCTCCCCCGTCACCACCCCCGACGCCGACACGCAGCTGTCGCCCGGGACGGCGGTCTGGCCGCGCCCGCAGTCCGAGCGGGCCACGGGTCCGTCCGTTCCGCTCGGCGACGAGGTGACACTGCTCACGGACGCCGACGCCGATCCGTACGCCGTCGCCGCACTGCGCGAGGTGCTGCGGGCGGCGGGGGTACGGACCGTCCACACGTCGCTGCCGGGTGGCGGGACCGTGCTCCGCGCGGGCTCCGCCGCCTCCTCGGACGCCCTGCGGGCGCTGCGTGTGCCCGAGCGTGCCGACCTGCCGCGCGGCGGATACCGGCTGGCCACCGGCCAGGTGCAGGGCCGGGACACGGTCGCCCTGGACGGCGTCGGCGAGGACGGCCTGTTCCACGCCGTACAGACCCTGCGTCAGCTGATCGACGGCACCGACGGCGGGCGGACCGTCCCCGGTGTCGTCGTCCGCGACTGGCCGGGAACCGCGGTACGCGGCCTCACCGAAGGGTTCTACGGCCGCCCCTGGAGCCAGGAACAGCGCCTCGCCCAGCTCGACTTCATGGGCCGCACCAAGCAGAACCGCTACCTCTACGCGCCCGGCGCCGACCCGTACCGCCAGACCCAGTGGCGCGAGCCCTACCCGGCGGACCAGCGTGCCGACTTCCGCGCGCTGGCCGCGCGGGCGCGCGCCAACCATGTGACCCTCGCCTGGGCCGTGGCGCCGGCCCAGTCCATGTGTCTGGCCTCGGACGACGACGTGAAGGCGCTCACCCGCAAGCTCGACGCCATGTGGGCGCTGGGGGTGCGCTCGTTCCAGCTCCAGTTCCAGGACGTCAGCTACAGCGAGTGGCACTGCTCCAGGGACGCGGACACCTTCGGCCGGGGGCCCGAGGCGGCCGCCGCCGCCCACGCGCGCGTGGCGAGCGTGGTGGCCCGCCATCTGGCCACCCGGTACCCGGACGCGGAACCGCTCACCCTGATGCCGACGGAGTACTACCAGGACGGCGCGACGAAGTACCGCACGGCGCTCGCCGCCGCGCTCGACGACCGGGTGCGGGTCGCCTGGACGGGCGTCGGGGCCGTCCCCCGCACGATCACCGGTCGGGAGCTGGCGGGCGCCCGCGACGCGCTGCGCCACCCACTGGTCACCATGGACAACTACCCGGTCAACGACTACGCCCGGGACCGGCTCTTCCTCGGCCCCTCCATGGGCCGCGAGCCGGCCGTGGCGGCCGGTTCGGCCGCGTTCCTCGCCAACGCCATGGAGCAGGCGGCGATCTCCCGCCTCCCGCTCTTCACCGCCGCGGACTACGCCTGGAACCCGAAGGGTTACCGGCCGCAGGAGTCCTGGCAGGCGGCCGTCGACGAGCTGGCCGGGCCGAACCCGGCGGCCCGCGAGGCGCTGCGGGCCCTGGCCGGCAACGACGCCTCCTCGCTCCTCGACCCGTCGGGCGAGTCGGCATACCTGAAGCCGCTGATGGCCGCGTTCTGGCGGAGCCGTACGAGCCCGGACCCGGTGGCGCGGGAGAAGGCGGCACGCGAGCTGCGGGCCGCGTTCACCGTGATGCGCGAGGCGCCCGAGCGGCTGACGGCGACCGCCGACGGCACCCTGAACGACGAGGTACGGCCCTGGCTGGAGCAGCTGTCCCGCCACGGGCTCGCCGGGGAGACGGCGGTCGACATGCTGCTCGCGCAGGCCCGCGGCGACGGCGCGGCGGCCTGGCAGGCCCAGTTGCGGCTGGAGCCGCTGCGGGAGGCGCTGAAGGCGAGCGAGGTGACCGTCGGCAGCGGCGTCCTGGATCCCTTCCTCGCGCGGGCCGCGACGGAGTCGGCGGCCTGGACCGGCGCGGATCGCGAGCGGGGCACCGGGCGGCGGGCGGACCGCGAGCCGGCGGCGTACACCGTGCGGCTGGAGCGTTCGCGGCCGGTCGAGACGGTGACGGTGATGACGGAGCCGGGCGCGGCCGAGTCGGCACGCGTGGAGGCGTACGTCCCCGGCGAGGGCTGGCGGTCGCTGGGCCCGGTGTCCCCGTCCGGCTGGACGCAGGCGGACGTGAAGGGGCTGCGCGCGGACGCGGTCCGTGTCGTGTGGGACGGCGCGGATCCTCAGGTGCGCTCCCTGGTGCCGTGGTTCGGCGACGAGCCGCGCGCCGAGCTGGAGCTGGCCCGGCAGGAGACGGACGCCGAGATCGGCGGCCCCCTGCAGCGGGTGGACGTCCGTCTTGCGGGCCGGCGCGCCGACGAGGTGCGCGGGGAGCTGGCGGCGCGGGCACCGAAGGGGATCACGGTGCGGCTGCCGAAGGAGACCCGCGTGCCGCGCGGCACGCACACGACCGTCCCGCTGGAGGTGTCGGTGGCACCGGACGTGCCGGCGGGCTCGTACCGGGTACCGGTGTCCTTCGCGGGCGAGGAGCGGGTCCTGACAGTCCGGGCCTTCCCCCGCACGGCGGGCCCCGACCTGGCGCGTGCCGCGAGGGCCTCCTCCTCCGGCGACGAGACGCCCGACTTCCCGGCCGCCTCGGCGCTGGACGGCGATCCCGCCACCCGCTGGTCCTCACCCGTCGACGGCAGTGCCTGGTGGCAGCTGGAACTCCCGCAGCCGGCCCGGATAGGGCAGGTGGTCCTCCACTGGCAGGACGCCCACCCCTCCCGCTACCGCATCCAGGTCTCCGCCGACGGCCGCACCTGGCGCACGGCCGCGACGGTCGCCGACGGGCGTGGCGGCCGGGAGAGCGTCCGCATGGACGCGGCGGACACCCGCTTCCTGCGGGTCCAGGGCGACGCGCGGGCGACGGAGTACGGATACTCGCTGTGGTCGGTGGAGACGTACGCGGTGGCCCCGCCGGTCGAGCCCGAGGAGCCCGGACAGCCCGAGCAGCCGGAGTAG
- the malQ gene encoding 4-alpha-glucanotransferase produces MTLARLAELHGVATAYEPSEGVTVQVPDATVVAVLGALDVDATTPEAVAAALRTAQRADEDRLLPATLVRWQDGPLRPPQDLPPGTRLRVTTESGEVMEGAGWDALPLGVHRVEALAPEGRTDTSTLIVAPARVPRPEGRVFGLLAQVYSVLSTRSWGMGDLGDLRELAAWAGRTHGAGFVQVNPLHAAVPGAPTDPSPYRPSSRLFPDPVHLRIEDVPEFGFVGPEYGAEMDAVRADAAELRERVLRKGALIDRDAVWDVKRRALELVRTVELGPGRRAEYLDFLAERGSALEDHATYQALAERHGHHWRSWPEELRDPRSAAVAVRADDELTARIDFHCRLAWLTDRQLAAAAEAAREAGMGVGIVHDLAVGVHPDGSDAWAQQDAFAAGMSVGAPPDAFNARGQDWGLPPWRPDALAASGYGPYRGLLRELLRHAGALRIDHVMGLFRLWWVPEGREPTEGTYVRHDAEAMLAVLALEAHRAGAVVIGEDLGTVEPGVRERLAHRGVLGTSVLWFERDWSGTGRPLAPEEWRTDCVATATTHDLPSTAAKLSGDHVALRHRLGLLTGDLGRERARDAAEVAEWLTDLELLGLLPEGPGDEEAEVRAVHRFLLRTPATMVGVWLPDAVGDRRPQNLPGTWDQYPNWRLPVAGPEGQPLTLEELAASPRLHRLLAVFGPLGGSRTAPPDARLV; encoded by the coding sequence GTGACCCTGGCCCGTCTCGCCGAACTTCATGGCGTCGCCACCGCGTACGAGCCGTCCGAGGGCGTCACCGTCCAGGTGCCCGACGCCACGGTCGTGGCCGTCCTCGGCGCCCTCGACGTGGACGCCACCACGCCGGAGGCGGTCGCCGCCGCGCTCCGGACGGCACAGCGGGCCGACGAGGACCGGTTGTTGCCGGCCACACTGGTGCGCTGGCAGGACGGCCCGTTGCGTCCGCCGCAGGACCTTCCGCCGGGCACCCGGCTGCGCGTCACGACCGAGTCCGGCGAGGTGATGGAGGGTGCGGGCTGGGACGCGCTGCCGCTCGGCGTCCACCGGGTCGAGGCCCTCGCCCCCGAGGGGCGCACCGACACGAGCACGCTGATCGTCGCCCCCGCGCGCGTGCCCCGGCCCGAGGGGCGGGTGTTCGGGCTGCTCGCCCAGGTGTACTCGGTGCTCTCCACCCGCTCCTGGGGCATGGGAGACCTCGGCGATCTGCGCGAGCTCGCGGCCTGGGCCGGCCGGACGCACGGCGCCGGGTTCGTCCAGGTCAACCCGCTGCACGCGGCGGTGCCCGGGGCGCCGACGGACCCCTCTCCGTACCGCCCCTCCTCACGTCTCTTCCCCGACCCCGTCCATCTGCGGATCGAGGACGTCCCGGAGTTCGGCTTCGTGGGCCCCGAGTACGGCGCCGAGATGGACGCGGTCCGCGCCGACGCCGCCGAGCTGCGCGAACGGGTCCTGCGCAAGGGTGCCTTGATCGACCGGGACGCGGTGTGGGACGTCAAGCGGCGTGCCCTGGAGCTCGTACGGACGGTGGAACTCGGCCCCGGCAGACGGGCGGAGTACCTCGACTTCCTCGCCGAGCGCGGCTCCGCGCTGGAGGACCACGCCACCTATCAGGCGCTCGCCGAGCGGCACGGCCACCACTGGCGCAGCTGGCCCGAGGAGCTGCGCGACCCCCGCTCCGCCGCCGTGGCCGTTCGCGCCGACGACGAGCTGACCGCACGGATCGATTTCCACTGCCGGCTGGCCTGGCTGACGGACCGGCAGCTCGCTGCCGCCGCCGAGGCCGCCCGGGAGGCCGGCATGGGCGTCGGGATCGTCCACGACCTCGCCGTCGGTGTCCATCCCGACGGCTCCGACGCCTGGGCCCAGCAGGACGCCTTCGCCGCCGGCATGTCGGTCGGCGCCCCGCCCGACGCGTTCAACGCCCGCGGCCAGGACTGGGGTCTGCCGCCCTGGCGCCCCGACGCGCTCGCCGCCTCGGGCTACGGCCCGTACCGCGGCCTCCTGAGGGAGCTGCTGCGGCACGCGGGTGCGTTGCGCATCGACCATGTGATGGGGCTGTTCCGGCTCTGGTGGGTCCCCGAGGGGCGCGAACCCACGGAGGGGACGTATGTCCGCCACGACGCCGAGGCGATGCTCGCGGTCCTCGCCCTGGAGGCCCACCGGGCGGGCGCGGTCGTCATCGGCGAGGACCTCGGCACCGTCGAGCCGGGCGTCCGCGAGCGGCTCGCGCACCGCGGGGTGCTCGGCACCTCCGTGCTCTGGTTCGAGCGGGACTGGTCCGGCACGGGCCGCCCGCTGGCCCCCGAGGAGTGGCGCACCGACTGCGTGGCCACCGCCACCACGCACGACCTCCCGTCCACCGCGGCCAAGCTCTCCGGCGACCATGTCGCCCTGCGCCACCGGCTCGGGCTGCTCACCGGCGATCTCGGGCGTGAGCGCGCCCGGGACGCGGCCGAGGTCGCCGAGTGGCTGACGGACCTGGAGCTGCTCGGGCTGCTCCCGGAGGGCCCGGGCGACGAGGAGGCCGAGGTCCGGGCCGTCCACCGGTTCCTGTTGCGCACCCCGGCGACGATGGTCGGGGTGTGGCTGCCGGACGCGGTGGGGGACCGGCGGCCGCAGAACCTGCCCGGCACCTGGGACCAGTACCCCAACTGGCGGCTCCCGGTGGCAGGCCCGGAAGGCCAGCCGCTCACCCTGGAAGAACTGGCCGCCTCTCCCCGCCTCCACCGCCTCCTCGCGGTCTTCGGTCCACTCGGGGGTTCCCGTACGGCACCCCCGGACGCGCGGCTCGTTTAG
- a CDS encoding MarR family transcriptional regulator, which produces MDSTESPAHDAVDAITDQWAAVRPDLDTVPMAVFGRIYRLAAAMRGRVDKAYSPYGMALGEFDVLATLRRSGEPYTLSPRELTATLMITTGGMTGRLDKLEKAGLLSRSPDPNDRRGLRVTLSERGRELVDQAVGAGLAQQREALEAALTPEESEQLAGLLRKLLATTVV; this is translated from the coding sequence ATGGACAGCACCGAATCCCCCGCCCACGACGCCGTCGACGCCATCACCGACCAGTGGGCGGCCGTCCGCCCCGACCTGGACACGGTGCCGATGGCCGTCTTCGGGCGGATCTATCGGCTGGCCGCCGCGATGCGCGGCCGCGTCGACAAGGCGTACTCGCCCTATGGGATGGCGCTCGGGGAGTTCGACGTGCTGGCGACCCTGCGCCGCTCGGGCGAGCCCTACACGCTCTCGCCCCGCGAGCTCACCGCAACGCTGATGATCACCACCGGCGGGATGACGGGCCGGCTCGACAAGCTGGAGAAGGCCGGGCTGCTCAGCCGCAGCCCCGACCCCAACGACCGGCGCGGGCTGCGGGTGACGCTCAGCGAGCGGGGCCGCGAGCTGGTGGACCAGGCGGTGGGCGCCGGGCTCGCCCAGCAGCGGGAGGCCCTGGAGGCCGCCCTCACGCCCGAGGAGTCGGAGCAACTGGCGGGCCTGCTGCGCAAGCTCCTGGCGACCACGGTCGTGTGA
- a CDS encoding EamA family transporter: MSRKAAVIALTALAPISWGSTYFVTTEFLPPDRPLFTGLMRALPAGLLLLAVTRKLPQGAWWWKSAVLGALNIGAFFPLLFLAAYRLPGGVAAVVGSVGPLFVVGLAALFLGDRPTVRSLLTAIAAAFGVSLVVLKAGAALDLVGVVAGLLSALSMSAGTVFTKRWGRPEGVGALALTGWQLTAGGLIILPIAFLIEGAPPALDSANLLGYAYLAFGNTAISYFLWFRGIGQLSASSVTLLGPLSPISAAVIGWAALGQALGPVQLAGMAIAFGATLVAQLNPRTLVAKKTGSFSSAERNGQELSMDLEVSSVRR; encoded by the coding sequence ATGTCCCGCAAGGCCGCCGTCATCGCCCTCACCGCGCTCGCCCCGATCTCCTGGGGCTCCACCTACTTCGTCACCACGGAGTTCCTGCCGCCCGACCGGCCGCTCTTCACCGGTCTGATGCGCGCGCTCCCCGCGGGGCTGCTGCTGCTCGCCGTCACCCGCAAGCTGCCGCAGGGCGCCTGGTGGTGGAAGTCCGCGGTCCTGGGGGCCCTCAACATCGGCGCCTTCTTCCCGCTGCTCTTCCTCGCCGCGTACCGGCTGCCCGGCGGCGTCGCGGCCGTCGTCGGCTCGGTCGGCCCGCTCTTCGTCGTCGGTCTGGCCGCCCTCTTCCTGGGCGACCGGCCCACCGTGCGGTCCCTGCTCACCGCGATCGCCGCCGCCTTCGGTGTCAGCCTCGTCGTTCTGAAGGCGGGTGCGGCCCTGGATCTCGTCGGCGTGGTCGCCGGTCTGCTCTCCGCCCTGTCGATGTCGGCCGGCACCGTCTTCACCAAGCGCTGGGGGAGGCCTGAGGGGGTGGGCGCGCTCGCCCTGACCGGCTGGCAGCTCACCGCCGGCGGCCTGATCATCCTGCCGATCGCCTTCCTGATCGAGGGTGCCCCGCCGGCCCTCGACTCCGCCAACCTGCTCGGCTACGCCTACCTCGCCTTCGGCAACACCGCGATCTCGTACTTCCTCTGGTTCCGCGGGATCGGGCAGCTGAGCGCCTCCTCCGTGACCCTCCTCGGCCCGCTCTCGCCGATCAGTGCTGCTGTCATCGGCTGGGCGGCGCTCGGGCAGGCGCTGGGCCCGGTCCAGCTCGCCGGAATGGCGATCGCCTTCGGCGCCACCCTGGTCGCCCAGCTGAACCCGCGCACCCTCGTCGCGAAGAAGACCGGATCGTTCAGTTCAGCTGAAAGGAACGGTCAGGAACTTTCGATGGACCTGGAGGTTTCTTCGGTGCGACGGTAG
- a CDS encoding DMT family transporter yields MDHDRTEPRTTDEPAPAKNLARGAGLGVLLALVATVVWSGSFVATRDMADSVPPVQAVFWRWVIALVAVAPLAARQAWRQRHLIRRHFGYVALASLFGVALYNTLVHQAGLTTSASNMGMIMTASPVIMALYSRLGGERLGARRTFGMLLAALGVLLLVGKGSLAVDFAAGDLWMFAAALSFASYSALLKRKPTEIGALAFLFTTFVLGALMLLPAYGVSLAVQGGFDPAFGAVGPLLYVGVFSSAVAFFAWNKAIALIGAARAGVVYYLQPVCVALLSYALLGEELGLVGGACMALILGGVALASARPRA; encoded by the coding sequence CTGGACCATGACCGCACCGAACCGAGAACGACGGACGAGCCGGCACCCGCGAAGAACCTCGCGCGGGGGGCCGGGCTCGGCGTTCTCCTCGCACTCGTCGCCACGGTCGTCTGGTCCGGCAGCTTCGTCGCCACCCGGGACATGGCCGACTCCGTCCCGCCGGTCCAGGCCGTCTTCTGGCGCTGGGTCATCGCCCTCGTCGCCGTCGCCCCCCTCGCGGCCCGGCAGGCATGGCGGCAACGGCACCTGATCCGCCGCCACTTCGGCTACGTCGCCCTGGCCTCGCTGTTCGGCGTCGCTCTCTACAACACCCTCGTGCACCAGGCCGGACTGACCACCTCTGCCTCCAACATGGGCATGATCATGACCGCCTCCCCGGTGATCATGGCGCTCTACTCTCGCCTGGGCGGCGAACGCCTCGGCGCCCGCCGCACCTTCGGGATGCTCCTCGCCGCGCTCGGTGTGCTGCTCCTCGTCGGCAAGGGCTCCCTCGCCGTCGACTTCGCCGCGGGCGACCTGTGGATGTTCGCGGCCGCCCTGTCCTTCGCCTCGTACAGTGCCCTGCTCAAGCGCAAGCCCACCGAGATCGGAGCCCTGGCCTTCCTCTTCACGACCTTCGTGCTCGGTGCCCTGATGCTGCTCCCCGCCTACGGCGTCAGCCTCGCCGTCCAGGGCGGCTTCGACCCCGCCTTCGGCGCTGTCGGACCGCTGCTCTACGTCGGTGTCTTCTCCTCCGCCGTCGCCTTCTTCGCCTGGAACAAGGCCATCGCCCTCATCGGTGCGGCCCGTGCCGGAGTCGTCTACTACCTCCAGCCCGTCTGCGTGGCTCTGCTCTCGTACGCCCTGCTCGGCGAGGAACTGGGGCTCGTGGGCGGCGCGTGCATGGCACTCATCCTGGGCGGCGTGGCGCTGGCCAGCGCGCGGCCCCGTGCGTGA
- a CDS encoding LysR family transcriptional regulator: MTEWDIKKLQILRTLRDRGTVTATAETLLMTPSAVSQQLTNLAKQLGVPLLEAQGRRVRLTDAAHLVLRHAEVVFAQLERADAELDGYLRGEVGQVRVAAFSTAVPALVVPAVQQLRTAHPGLDVRIREAEASEAYELLGAGEVDLALSLAAHAPSVRDPKFSRVPFLADPLDVALPAGHPLADAPGLRLADLSAEPWIFGGSGPWSEITTAACEAAGFVPEQAHSAAGWTAILAMVEAGMGVALVPRMASAERRAGVVMRVLSADQPRRHVVAAVRRGAEEGIAVARVLGALRQAAAQRETVQQN, from the coding sequence ATGACCGAGTGGGACATCAAGAAGCTGCAGATCCTTCGCACCCTCCGCGATCGCGGCACCGTCACCGCGACCGCGGAGACGCTGCTCATGACCCCCTCGGCCGTCTCCCAACAACTCACCAACCTCGCCAAACAGCTCGGTGTCCCGCTCCTCGAGGCGCAGGGGCGGCGGGTCCGGCTCACCGACGCCGCGCATCTCGTGCTCCGTCATGCCGAGGTGGTCTTCGCCCAACTGGAGCGCGCCGACGCCGAGCTGGACGGCTATCTGCGGGGCGAGGTCGGGCAGGTGCGGGTGGCGGCGTTCTCGACGGCCGTACCCGCGCTCGTGGTCCCCGCCGTGCAGCAGCTGCGCACCGCGCACCCCGGACTCGACGTCCGCATCCGCGAGGCCGAGGCCTCCGAGGCGTACGAACTGCTCGGCGCCGGCGAGGTCGACCTGGCGCTCTCGCTCGCCGCGCACGCCCCCTCCGTCCGCGACCCCAAGTTCAGCCGCGTCCCGTTCCTCGCCGACCCGCTCGACGTCGCCCTGCCCGCCGGGCACCCGCTCGCGGACGCGCCCGGGCTGCGGCTCGCCGACCTCTCCGCCGAGCCCTGGATCTTCGGCGGCTCTGGCCCCTGGTCCGAGATCACCACCGCCGCCTGCGAGGCCGCCGGATTCGTGCCCGAACAGGCCCACAGTGCCGCCGGCTGGACCGCGATCCTCGCCATGGTCGAAGCGGGCATGGGCGTCGCCCTGGTGCCCCGGATGGCCTCCGCGGAGCGTCGCGCCGGAGTCGTCATGCGGGTCCTCTCCGCCGACCAGCCGCGCCGCCATGTCGTCGCGGCCGTACGGCGCGGGGCCGAGGAGGGCATCGCGGTGGCGCGGGTGCTCGGCGCGCTCCGCCAGGCGGCCGCCCAGCGCGAGACCGTTCAGCAGAACTGA